In one Buteo buteo chromosome 10, bButBut1.hap1.1, whole genome shotgun sequence genomic region, the following are encoded:
- the ASPM gene encoding abnormal spindle-like microcephaly-associated protein isoform X2 — protein sequence MAAGFFPGAAVWELSSAASPRRRRWATRGDEEDAGEALAVLVLSHFFRPPFLSFGSLRVGASRTRLLAIDNPNAEDAEVVVDRFPASARGFSIEHRRFSVQSGQRIFVSVTWTPLEEGKVRELVAFIINGIVRHQAVLLGVAEQPVKKKKSLWDTIKKKNSSETSASIKVKKSTSKVKNVNKTFQVSQKLDGFRSPLQPCENQNIMQNSISPGNDSFVGSENKLPISPIAPMLEEHRNTICTPLAMRRSTTFSDIAPTINEELLPEIGSCNVKKFVNEHNELKPESACSSTGLAQLPISNNEVILNCTLSPVCTSEHSASVPVLSTRRILSPDSFVNDSYQVDIDKIEQSVPILSPDQFVKDSLSDKESKTPKLEAALISSTTETYVVKKFLPSKWKKNGDVETKPHVRIEHNLNEVFEMHKVESQVLHYDKPKENHFSFSSTEELQTCNSFCREQPKKRPILSATVIKSKPDAAEEKRMESLQPKSKKCLSKAIMECANVVPVHTKAEISKHLPVIGPISAENKCHNDKVKSSPSQSILCRKRKSEMYVENNRFTAPVYVEEVERKRTLTSNVDNKTHTMRPSAFKPTNRVGQRKKAGSSLQKASRTTNRISKPIPGLAQSHLTFVKPLKTVLPRHPMPFAAKNMFYDERWKEKQQRGFTWWLNFVLTPDDFSVKPNTSQVNAAALILGEENHHKTSVPKAPTKDEASLKAYMAHRKLNKLRRDACCLFTSETMVQAIKKLEVEIETRRLLVRRDRHLWKDVGERQKILNWLLSYNPLWLRIGLETVYGELLALESNSDVMGLAIFILNRLLWNPDIAAEYRHPTVPHLYREGHEEALSKFTLKKLLLLVCFLDCAKQSRIIDHDPCLFCKDAEFKASKDLLLAFSRDFLSGEGDLSRHLGFLGLPVSHMQTPLDEFDFGVTNLAVDLQCGIRLVRTIELLTKNWNLSKQLRVPAISRLQKMHNVDIVLNVLKEQGIHLKDESGTSIDSRDIVDRHRERTLALLWKIVFAFQVDVFLNVKQLKEEIEFLKNAHKRKTQLGALKTFPNGCKLQEDDSSNSLPQSYSDNVELLMAWVNAVCGFYNMKVENFTVCFSDGRVLCHLIHHYHPCYVPLEAVCQRTTQTVECSRTHTVGLNSSSSSFLESDTSLNVMEGIFDQTVTASVLYKELLDNERKNFQLVNAAVSDLGGIPAMIHHSDMSNTIPDEKVVITYLSFLCSRLLDLRQETRAARLIQSAWRNYRLKKELKLSQERERAARVIQKSVINFLSHQRILKKVNAAIFIQKHWRRYLARIIFLTLKQTKLEEARSKSATVIQAYWRRHCARKRYLQLRYYVIFVQAKIRMVKSVAAYKRIVWATVTIQRHLRASKLAKKDRQRCEILKSSAVTIQSAFRRWRKYKIQQKIKATLVLQTYFRKWQSSKLAKRKRAALVIQSWYRMHRDLKQYLCIKQSVIKIQAWYRCQLARRIYQEHREKIVAIQRYYRAYKSGKIEREYYLQKRAAAIVLQAAFRCMKARRVYRQTKSVCVVQSLWRMKKEKLRFLQLKKSATTLQSHVRKYQQLKRYKEIKNAASVIQTWYRACVTSKKAAASFQKMRLAAIVLQSAYRGMEARKETRILRSVIKIQSSYRAYIVRKRFKNLKDATVKIQAFVKMRQVHKHYCALKEATLNVQRSYRSHRYALQLKEDYRKLKGACITIQAAVRGYLVRKQIQRWRKTAIFLQACYRMRRDRQRYLSIYSAAVVIQKHYRAYEKQLCKRQEFLQVKKAAVCLQAAYRGYKARKKLKLEYRAAIKIQTAFRVHAARMKYKAMVQSSIVIQRWYRTYKTGNRQRLNFLLTRAAVLSLQAAFHGWKVRKQIQRQHVAATKIQSAFRKFMALKKFRLMNHAVRTIQKHYRASIIGQKQRQEYVQLHNSVVRLQAIWRGKTVRKTIQKKHKLATIIQSYYRMHVNQLKYKKLKEATLVIQKYFRAYCLKKNQRAIYLKTKEAVLVLQSAYRGMTVRKQLNRLNKAAATVQAAFKSYLVKKDYERLRSAAIVVQRHYCAIIHAKCQKQKYLSLKKATVKMQAIYRGVRIRRRIRCMHQAAICIQATFKMHRMNIKYQAMRMAAIIIQRQYRAFCLGKVQRKKYLELKKSIIILQAACRGMKVRQGLKTMHQSAAIIQSYYRMHKQQRDFRRLLLATRQIQQWFRACKERDTQVHNYMIMRSATLCIQAAFRGMKTRRLVRTMSESAELIQRRFRTFLKRKYFLSIKTAAIVIQRKYRARKLAKIQRQKYLSCLNAAVTVQSAYRGFVAAYRGMKTRCFLKKRHEAALTIQRNYRMYRQYCHYRKVQWATQLIQKRYRANNLKKIAVQRYSSLKKAATCIQKAFRDMRAKKQHQEMDCAAVVVQKNFKAFRERQRYLSLKAATLIFQRRYRALILSRQHALEYLSLRRATIHIQAVYRGIRVRKSIEHMHLAASTIQAAYKMHRNRRSYQNMRIAAIIIQNYYQSYVKGKNQRKKYLTMKNSALVIQALYRGRKERQKLKIMHVSAIVIQSSYRMYIQHRYYKQLCWAVRVIQQRFRAKMAKEADMENYAKIKKAVVCLQSCFRAKKARQLYKTNVAARCIQSFLQMRVERRHFLEKKAAAVMIQSMFRCQRTRTHYKLIQSSAVAIQRWYRACHRARLQKTEYCAQRQALVIIQSAFRGMKARKIARQMRAARKIQSYLQMAVQRRKFTQLRTAAITLRAYYLMHKTKTQYTSYKKAAVVLQRCYRSHLTVKYQRMTYLQTQRNIIIVQARVRGLIEKKRFHKIKASTIKIQAFFRGFIQRQKYLQYKFSAVLIQQRYRAHWMRNIEQQRYHQMQRAAIRIQASYRGYKARQWVNKMRAAQVIQAWFRGCRARKEYASVVKAVCVIQSHFKTKQQRTWFLKMKFCALTIQRRWRATLTARMIQHQFLTTKNAAVKIQLAYKQYRARRLLRKKLQAACLIQKAYRGFKARRKLVQQKAAAVIIQNHLRAWQEGRLQFMKYNKNRRAVIKLQAFIRGYLVRKKISEQKQKKRLLYFTAAVYHHISAIKIQRVYRIHLILKLAQNQISSVLIIQRWFRAKMQQKRFLRDYQRIIQLQHVIRGWLNHRNNAATVIQQNVRRFLACRRRRKFAVGVIKFQALWRGYSWRKSNDTAKTKALRRSLEKANEKSREENKLCNRTAIAIEYLLKYKHLSYILAALKHLEVATRLSPLCCENMAQSRAIFTIFVLIRSCNRSVPCMDVIRYSIQVLLNVSKYERTTQAVYEVENSIDTLLDLLQIYRGKAGDKISEKGGSIFTKTCCLLAILSKDSKRALEIRSIPRTVTCIQSLYKLTARKHKMDAERTLLKQKTNTFLSGTSFVPVTPLRIKTVSRIKPDWVLRKDNMQEIVDPLQAILMVMDTLGIACY from the exons ATGGCCGCGGGTTTCTTCCCTGGAGCGGCGGTGTGGGAGCTGAGCTCCGCCGCTAGCCCTAGGCGGCGGCGCTGGGCCACGAGGGGGGATGAGGAGGACGCGGGCGAGGCCCTCGCTGTGCTGGTTCTGAGCCACTTCTTTCGGCCGCCGTTCCTCAGCTTCGGCAGCCTGCGCGTCGGCGCCTCCCGCACGCGCCTCCTGGCCATCGACAACCCCAACGCGGAGGACGCCGAGGTGGTCGTCGACCGCTTCCCGGCTTCTGCCAGGGGCTTCAGTATTGAGCATCGCCGCTTTTCTGTACAG TCAGGACAAAGAATCTTTGTTTCTGTAACATGGACACCattagaagaaggaaaagtcaGAGAACTGGTAGCTTTTATTATTAATGGCATTGTAAGACATCAAGCTGTACTCCTGGGTGTTGCTGAGCAGCCTGTGAAGAAAAAG AAGAGTCTTTGGGATactataaaaaagaaaaactcttcaGAAACCTCTGCTtcaataaaagttaaaaaaagtacttcaaaagttaaaaatgttaataaaaccTTTCAAGTTTCCCAGAAGCTGGATGGCTTTAGAAGCCCACTTCAGCCATGTGAAAATCAGAACATAATGCAAAATAGTATATCCCCAGGAAATGACTCTTTTGTTGGCTCAGAGAATAAATTGCCAATATCTCCTATTGCACCAATGCTAGAGGAACATCGTAATACTATTTGCACACCACTTGCAATGAGACGATCTACTACGTTCTCAGATATTGCTCCCACTATAAATGAGGAGTTATTGCCCGAAATAGGCAGCTGTAATGTCAAGAAATTTGTTAATGAGCACAATGAATTAAAACCTGAAAGTGCATGCAGTTCTACTGGATTAGCACAACTGCCAATTTCAAACAATGAAGTCATTCTTAATTGTACACTCTCACCAGTTTGCACTTCAGAACACTCAGCATCTGTGCCTGTTTTAAGTACAAGGAGAATTTTAAGTCCAGATTCTTTTGTAAATGACAGTTATCAAGTGGATATAGATAAAATAGAGCAGTCTGTTCCGATTCTGTCACCTGATCAATTTGTGAAAGACAGCTTGTCAGATAAGGAATCAAAGACTCCTAAACTTGAGGCAGCTTTAATATCATCTACGACAGAGACTTATGTTGTAAAGAAATTTCTACcgtcaaaatggaaaaaaaatggagatgtAGAGACAAAACCACATGTTCGTATAGAACACAACTTAAATGAAGTCTTTGAGATGCATAAAGTAGAATCACAGGTACTTCATTATGACAAACCCAAAGAAAAtcacttcagcttttcttctacAGAGGAACTTCAGACTTGCAATTCTTTTTGCAGAGAGCAACCAAAAAAGCGTCCAATTCTTTCTGCCACTGTCATCAAAAGTAAGCCtgatgctgctgaagaaaaaagaatggaaagtCTCCAGCCAAAATCTAAAAAATGCCTTAGTAAAGCAATAATGGAATGTGCTAATGTGGTGCCTGTACATACGAAAGCAGAAATATCTAAACACCTTCCAGTTATAGGTcccatttcagctgaaaataagtGTCACAATGACAAAGTAAAGTCATCTCCTAGTCAATCAATTTTGTGTCGTAAGAGGAAAAGTGAAATGTATGTAGAAAATAATAGATTTACAGCTCCAGTGTATGTGgaagaagtggaaagaaaaagaactcttACATCTAACGTGGACAATAAAACGCATACTATGAGACCATCAGCCTTCAAACCCACAAACCGAGtagggcagagaaagaaagctG GTTCTTCACTTCAGAAAGCATCTAGAACTACCAACAGAATTAGTAAACCCATCCCTGGATTGGCTCAGTCTCACCTGACGTTTGTGAAACCACTGAAAACAG tccttcCTAGGCACCCAATGCCTTTTGCTgctaaaaacatgttttatgaTGAACGttggaaggagaagcagcaacgAGGTTTCACCTGGTGGTTAAATTTTGTACTTACCCCAGATGACTTCAGTGTAAAACCAAACACCTCACAAG TAAATGCAGCTGCTCTTATCTTGGGAGAGGAGAACCATCATAAAACCAGTGTTCCTAAAGCACCAACAAAAGATGAAGCATCTCTAAAAGCTTATATGGCTCATCGTAAGCTGAATAAATTGCGACGTGATGCTTGCTGTTTGTTTACATCTGAAACAATGGTTCAAGCTATTAAGAAGCTGGAAGTTGAGATTGAAACTAGACGTTTGCTAGTTCGTAGAGACAGACACCTCTGGAAGGATGTAG gagagaggcagaaaatcCTTAACTGGCTTTTATCTTACAACCCTTTGTGGCTGCGTATAGGTCTGGAG ACTGTTTATGGAGAACTGCTGGCTTTGGAGAGTAATAGTGATGTTATGGGTTTAGCAATATTTATCCTTAATCGCTTGCTTTGGAACCCTGATATTGCAGCTGAATACAGACATCCCACTGTGCCTCACCTTTACCGAGAAG GTCATGAAGAAGCTTTGTCAAAATTCACTCTGAAAAAATTGCTGCTGTTAGTTTGCTTTCTGGATTGTGCCAAGCAGTCCAGAATTATTGACCATGACCCTTGCCTCTTTTGTAAGGATGCAGAGTTCAAG gcTAGCAAAGACCTTCTGCTTGCATTTTCTCGGGACTTCCTGAGTGGTGAAGGTGACCTTTCCCGCCATCTTGGTTTCTTAGGACTACCTGTCAGTCATATGCAAACTCCACTTGATGAATTTGATTTTGGTGTAACCAATCTGGCTGTGGACTTGCAATGTGGCATTCGTCTTGT GAGAACAATTGAACTTCTCACCAAAAACTGGAATCTTTCAAAGCAACTGAGAGTTCCTGCAATAAGTCGTCTACAGAAGATGCATAATGTTGACATTGTTCTTAATGTCCTTAAAGAGCAAGGAATTCACTTGAAAGATGAAAGTG GTACTTCAATTGACTCCAGGGATATTGTAGATAGACACAGAGAACGAACATTAGCGCTCCTGTGGAAAATTGTCTTTGCCTTCCAG gtGGATGTTTTTCTCAATGTGAAAcagttaaaagaagaaattgagtTTTTAAAGAATGCACACAAGAGGAAAACACAATTGGGTGCTCTCAAGACTTTTCCAAATGGTTGTAAACTACAGGAAGATGACAGTAGTAACTCCTTACCTCAAAGTTACAGTGACAATGTCGAACTGCTGATGGCATGGGTTAATGCTGTTTGTGGATTTTACAATATGAAG GTGGAAAATTTCACAGTGTGTTTCTCAGATGGTAGAGTATTATGTCATTTGATTCATCATTATCATCCATGTTATGTGCCTTTGGAAGCTGTGTGCCAACGTACAACTCAAACAGTAGAATGCTCAAGAACTCATACGGTGGGACTAAACTCTTCATCCTCATCCTTTTTGGAATCTGATACTTCTCTAAATGTTATGGAAGGAATATTTGACCAAA ctGTAACTGCCTCAGTCCTATACAAGGAACTCTTGgacaatgaaaggaaaaacttcCAGCTGGTcaatgctgctgtttctgaccTAGGTGGAATACCAGCAATGATTCATCACTCAGACATGTCAAATACAATTCCTGATGAGAAG GTCGTTATTACCTACCTATCATTTCTGTGTTCGCGGCTTCTAGATCTTCGGCAAGAAACTCGAGCTGCACGATTAATTCAGTCTGCTTGGAGGAATTACAGGctgaaaaaggaactgaaactTTCTCAG gaaagagaaagagctgCTCGGGTAATTCAAAAATCTGTAATAAACTTCTTGTCTCATCAACGCATCCTGAAGAAAGTGAATGCAGCAATTTTCATCCAGAAGCACTGGAGAAGATACTTAGcgaggattatttttttaactctgaaacAGACAAAACTGGAGGAAGCCAGAAGTAAATCTGCCACAGTCATTCAG GCTTATTGGAGGAGACACTGTGCTAGGAAAAGATATTTACAGCTAAGATACTATGTTATTTTTGTACAAGCGAAGATAAGGATGGTGAAGTCTGTTGCTGCATATAAACGAATTGTTTGGGCTACTGTTACAATTCAGAGACATCTACGTGCATCTAAGTTGGCAAAAAAAGATCGGCAAAGATGTGAAATCTTAAAGTCTTCAGCAGTTACTATTCAGTCTGCATTCAGAAGatggagaaaatacaaaattcaacagaaaattaaagcaaCTTTAGTGCTTCAGACTTACTTCAGAAAATGGCAATCTTCAAAACTGGCTAAAAGAAAGAGGGCTGCCCTTGTCATACAGTCTTGGTATAGGATGCACAGAGATCTGAAGCAGTATCTATGTATTAAGCAAAGTGTTATCAAGATTCAGGCTTGGTACAGGTGTCAGCTGGCTAGACGTATTTACCAggaacacagggaaaaaatagtGGCAATTCAGCGGTATTACAGAGCttataaatcaggaaaaattgAGAGAGAGTACTATTTGCAAAAGCGTGCAGCAGCGATAGTTCTCCAAGCTGCTTTTAGATGCATGAAGGCACGTAGAGTATACAgacaaacaaaatcagtttgtGTTGTTCAGTCACTTTggagaatgaaaaaagagaaactaagatttctacaattaaaaaaatctgctactACCTTGCAGTCACATGTGAGAAAATACCAACAACTAAAAAgatataaagaaattaaaaatgctgcttctgtaatTCAAACTTGGTATAGGGCATGTGTCACTtctaaaaaagcagctgcttctttccaGAAGATGCGTCTGGCTGCTATTGTCCTACAGTCTGCCTACAGAGGAATGGAAGCCAGGAAAGAGACTCGCATATTGAGATCTGTGATAAAAATTCAGTCAAGTTACCGTGCTTACATTGTCCGGAAGAGATTTAAAAACTTGAAAGATGCAACAGTAAAGATTCAAGCTTTTGTAAAGATGAGGCAAGTACATAAGCATTATTGTGCATTAAAGGAGGCAACACTTAATGTCCAGCGAAGTTATCGATCTCATAGATACGCTCTTCAACTTAAAGAAGATTATAGGAAATTGAAGGGAGCTTGCATTACAATTCAAGCTGCAGTTCGAGGCTATCTTGTCAGGAAACAAATACAAAGGTGGAGGAAGACTGCAATATTTCTTCAGGCATGCTACAGAATGAGAAGGGATAGGCAACGTTATTTAAGCATCTATAGTGCGGCTGTTGTTATTCAAAAACATTATCGTGCATATGAAAAGCAACTGTGTAAGAGGCAGGAGTTCTTGCAAgttaaaaaagcagctgtttgctTACAGGCAGCCTACAGGGGTTATAAAGCACGCAAAAAGCTTAAACTTGAATATAGGGCTGCTATTAAAATTCAGACTGCTTTTAGAGTTCATGCTGCAAGAATGAAATATAAGGCAATGGTTCAGTCCTCCATTGTGATTCAGAGGTGGTACAGAACTTACAAGACTGGTAACAGGCAAAGACTGAACTTCTTActgacaagagcagcagtgctttCTTTACAAGCAGCTTTTCACGGCTGGAAGGTACGAAAGCAGATTCAAAGACAGCATGTTGCTGCTACTAAGATACAGTCTGCCTTCAGAAAATTCATGGCTCTGAAAAAATTTAGACTTATGAACCATGCTGTGCGAACTATCCAAAAGCATTACAGAGCCAGTATTATAGGCCAGAAGCAACGGCAAGAATATGTTCAGCTGCATAACTCTGTAGTGCGTCTTCAGGCAATATGGAGGGGGAAAACTGTGAGAAAAACAATTCAAAAGAAACATAAACTTGCAACAATCATTCAGTCCTATTACAGAATGCATGTAAATCAACTAAAATATAAGAAACTAAAAGAAGCAACTCTAGTGATTCAGAAATACTTCAGAGCttactgtttgaaaaaaaaccaacgtGCAATTTATCTGAAAACAAAGGAAGCTGTGTTAGTCTTGCAGTCAGCTTACCGTGGGATGACTGTAAGGAAACAattgaacagactaaacaaaGCTGCTGCAACTGTACAAGCTGCCTTCAAATCTTACCTGGTCAAAAAGGACTATGAAAGACTTAGATCTGCAGCTATAGTAGTTCAGAGGCATTATTGTGCAATTATTCATGCTAAAtgtcaaaagcagaaatatttgtctttaaaaaaagccacagtCAAAATGCAGGCTATTTACAGAGGTGTAAGAATTAGACGACGAATTCGTTGTATGCATCAAGCAGCTATTTGTATCCAAGCCACATTTAAGATGCATCGCATGAACATAAAATATCAGGCAATGAGAATGGCTGCAATTATAATTCAAAGACAATATAGAGCATTTTGTTTAGGCAAAGTACAGCGTAAAAAGTACTTGGAACTAAAGAAGTCTATCATTATCCTTCAGGCTGCCTGTAGAGGCATGAAGGTCCGACAAGGCTTAAAAACTATGCATCAGTCAGCAGCAATAATACAGTCTTATTATCGAATGCACAAACAACAGAGGGATTTCAGAAGATTATTGCTGGCAACTAGGCAGATTCAGCAGTGGTTCCGTGCTTGTAAGGAGCGAGATACACAAGTCCACAACTATATGATTATGAGAAGTGCTACACTTTGTATTCAGGCTGCATTCCGTGGTATGAAAACAAGAAGACTTGTAAGAACTATGAGTGAATCGGCTGAGCTTATTCAAAGAAGATTTAGAacttttctcaaaagaaaatattttctttccattaagaCAGCTGCTATTGTTattcagagaaaatacagagcaaGAAAACTAGCAAAAATTCAACGTCAAAAATACCTCTCTTGCCTTAATGCTGCTGTTACCGTACAGTCTGCTTATAGAGGCTTtgtg GCTGCCTATAGAGGGATGAAAACAAGATGCTTCTTGAAGAAAAGACATGAGGCAGCACTTACAATACAGAGAAACTACCGAATGTACAGGCAGTACTGCCATTACAGAAAAGTTCAGTGGGCAACCCAGCTAATACAGAAGAGATACAGAGCCAATAACCTAAAGAAAATTGCAGTACAGCGTtactcttcattaaaaaaagcgGCAACTTGCATTCAGAAGGCTTTTAGAGACATGCGAGCAAAAAAACAACATCAAGAAATGGactgtgctgctgttgttgtccagaaaaattttaaagcttttagaGAACGTCAAAGATATCTCTCTCTTAAAGCAGCTACTCTTATCTTTCAGAGAAGATACAGAGCTTTGATTTTGTCAAGACAGCATGCTTTAGAGTATCTTTCTCTTCGTAGAGCAACTATTCATATACAAGCCGTGTACAGAGGTATCAGGGTGCGGAAGAGTATTGAGCATATGCATTTAGCGGCTAGTACAATACAGGCAGCCTACAAAATGCACAGGAATAGAAGGTCCTATCAAAATATGAGAATTGCAGCTATTATTATACAGAACTACTATCAATCCTATGTTAAAGGAAAGAATCAACGAAAGAAATACCTGACGATGAAGAATTCTGCTCTTGTTATTCAAGCATTGTATAGAGGCAGGAAGGAACgacagaaactgaaaatcatGCATGTTTCAGCAATTGTAATACAGTCTAGTTATCGCATGTACATACAACATAGATATTACAAACAGTTGTGCTGGGCTGTCAGAGTTATACAGCAAAGATTCAGAGCCAAAATGGCAAAAGAAGCTGACATGGAAAactatgcaaaaataaaaaaggctgtCGTTTGCCTTCAGTCCTGTTTTCGTGCCAAAAAAGCCAGGCAGTTGTATAAAACCAATGTTGCTGCACGGTGCATACAATCATTCTTACAAATGCGTGTAGAGAGGAGgcattttcttgaaaagaaagcagcagcagtaatgATCCAGTCTATGTTCCGATGCCAAAGAACAAGGACTCACTATAAATTGATTCAGAGTTCAGCAGTTGCTATTCAGAGGTGGTACAGAGCATGTCACAGGGCTCGTTTACAGAAAACGGAGTATTGTGCTCAAAGACAAGCACTAGTAATTATCCAGTCTGCCTTCCGTGgtatgaaagcaagaaaaatagcaaGACAAATGCGAGCTGCAAGAAAGATTCAGTCTTATCTTCAGATGGCTGTGCAGCGTAGAAAATTTACTCAACTTAGAACAGCAGCTATTACGTTACGAGCCTATTACCTAATGCATAAAACTAAAACACAGTATACAAGctacaaaaaagcagcagttgtcTTACAACGATGCTACCGATCCCACTTGACCGTGAAATACCAAAGAATGACTTACTTACAAACGCAGAGAAACATTATTATTGTGCAGGCTAGAGTCAGAGGACTCATTGAAAAGAAGAGGTTTcacaaaattaaagcaagcaCAATAAAAATTCAG gcatttttcCGTGGATTTATTCAGAGACAGAAATACCTTCAGTACAAGTTTTCTGCTGTATTAATACAGCAGCGCTACAGAGCCCATTGGATGCGAAATATTGAACAACAAAGATACCATCAAATGCAAAGAGCTGCCATTAGAATTCAG gCATCATATAGAGGATATAAAGCCAGGCAGTGGGTTAACAAAATGAGAGCAGCACAAGTAATTCAAGCCTGGTTTCGAGGCTGCAGAGCACGAAAGGAGTATGCATCTGTGGTAAAAGCTGTATGTGTTATTCAGAgtcacttcaaaacaaaacagcagcgGACCTG gtttttgaaaatgaagttctGTGCACTTACCATTCAAAGAAGATGGAGAGCAACCCTTACTGCACGAATGATTCAACATCAGTTTCTGACTACTAAGAATGCTGCAGTTAAGATTCAGTTGGCATATAAACAGTACAGAGCTAGAAGACTTTTAAGAAAG aagcttCAGGCTGCATGTTTGATCCAAAAAGCATACAGAGGTTTCAAGGCAAGAAGGAAACTTGTTCaacaaaaagctgctgctgtaatTATCCAAAACCATCTGAGGGCTTGGCAGGAAGGCAGGCTTCAATTtatgaaatacaacaaaaatagaAGAGCTGTCATTAAACTGCAAGCATTTATACGGGGTTATTTAGTCAGAAAAAAG atttcagaacagaaacaaaagaagagacTACTTTATTTTACAGCTGCTGTGTATCATCATATATCTGCAATTAAAATTCAAAGGGTGTATAGGATTCACCTCATCTTAAAACTTGCACAAAACCAGATCTCATCTGTTCTTATAATACAG agaTGGTTCCGAGCTAAAATGCAACAAAAGAGGTTTCTAAGAGATTATCAAAGAATCATTCAGTTACAACATGTGATTCGAGGCTGGCTAAATCACAGAAATAATGCAGCAACCGTAATCCAGCAAAATGTACGAAGATTCCTTGCCTGCAGACGTAGGAGAAAATTTGCAGTTGGAGTAATCAAATTTCAG GCATTGTGGAGAGGATATTCTTGGAGAAAGAGTAATGACACAGCAAAAACTAAAGCCTTAAGACGCAGTTTagaaaaggctaatgaaaagagcagagaagaaaacaaattgtgCAACAGAACAGCAATTGCTATTGAATACCTTCTAAAATACAAACATCTCTCTTACATTCTTGCAGCATTAAAGCATCTTg